The proteins below are encoded in one region of Xenopus laevis strain J_2021 chromosome 8L, Xenopus_laevis_v10.1, whole genome shotgun sequence:
- the LOC121396942 gene encoding protein kinase C delta type-like: MYSYVSPILHLSNQLHAFFVLEYAGGGTLYKVIEDQGSLPMKNIQFYTAEMVIALQYLHSNGIIHRDLKPENILVDNNGHIKICDFGLAVEGVFGGKKISGLTGTPGYRAPEVLSLEKYNAGVDWWSFGVIMYEMATGRQPFAPSLVSAQELFEIREKKLEYPRHMSQEMRDLLPKLLEMNKTKRLGANGNIREHSFYARVNWSELENRKIKTPFQPKIPPADKLPVIHPGFCAETSKRAKVEGFSDVDSNWNWQK; the protein is encoded by the exons ATGTATTCCTATGTCTCACCAATTCTTCATTTGTCTAACCAGCTGCATGCCTTCTTCGTGCTCGAATATGCCGGCGGGGGAACACTGTACAAAGTGATTGAAGATCAAGGAAGTCTACCAATGAAGAACATCCA gttcTACACTGCAGAGATGGTGATAGCCCTACAGTACCTTCACTCCAATGGCATCATCCATCG AGATCTGAAGCCAGAAAATATCTTGGTGGATAACAACGGGCACATCAAAATCTGTGACTTCGGCCTCGCTGTTGAGGGAGTGTTCGGTGGAAAGAAGATCAGCGGATTGACAGGAACACCTGGATACCGTGCACCGGAG gTTTTGTCATTGGAGAAGTACAATGCTGGAGTGGACTGGTGGTCATTCGGTGTCATCATGTACGAAATGGCCACTGGCAGACAGCCATTTGCCCCATCACTGGTTTCTGCACAGGAGCTGTTTGAGATAAGGGAGAAAAAGCTTGAATACCCACGTCACATGAGCCAGGAAATGCGGGACCTTCTGCCAAAG cttctgGAGATGAACAAGACCAAACGTTTAGGAGCAAATGGGAACATCAGGGAGCACTCATTCTATGCCAGAGTCAACTGGAGCGAGctggaaaatagaaaaataaagacacCTTTCCAGCCCAAAATT ccaCCAGCAGATAAGTTACCAGTAATTCATCCAGGATTCTGCGCTGAGACATCTAAGAGAGCTAAAGTGGAAGGCTTCTCCGATGTGGATTCCAACTGGAATTGGCAGAAGTAA